In Paenibacillus guangzhouensis, a single window of DNA contains:
- a CDS encoding ABC transporter substrate-binding protein: MKIWKGLSTWALILALVVSIAACGSKGTEDAAKQGAQTEHSNHEQKDTAETSDLKTKYPLTIKDATGEEFTFEKAPEKIVSVSPAETESLFALGLDQQIVGVSDYDDYPAAASSKPKMGSITQPNEEAVIGANADIVFTGISMKEESVKKLRDLGIKIFKVEPKTLEDIMKNIEVYGQITDRQAEAKKVIDKMKADRDSVVEAVKNVAADQKKKVYIEFSPGWTVGKGEFMDELISIASGVNVASDVQGWVQINEENIIHSNPNVILFANDAKDYETGKPIKDIILGRSGWDQIDAIKNNQVIGVDGNLLSRPGPRLTEGLIAMAKAIYPDLVK; the protein is encoded by the coding sequence ATGAAGATTTGGAAAGGGTTATCAACGTGGGCGCTCATTCTCGCACTCGTAGTTAGTATCGCGGCTTGCGGTTCGAAGGGTACGGAGGATGCAGCGAAGCAAGGAGCTCAGACAGAACACAGCAATCATGAGCAGAAGGACACAGCTGAAACATCAGACCTCAAGACGAAGTATCCGCTGACGATTAAGGATGCGACAGGCGAGGAATTTACATTTGAGAAAGCACCTGAGAAGATCGTATCGGTGTCGCCAGCAGAGACCGAGTCCCTCTTCGCACTTGGATTGGATCAACAAATCGTTGGTGTATCGGACTATGACGATTACCCGGCAGCAGCGAGCTCAAAGCCAAAAATGGGCAGTATTACGCAGCCGAATGAAGAAGCGGTGATTGGTGCCAATGCGGATATCGTCTTCACGGGTATTTCGATGAAAGAAGAATCCGTGAAAAAGCTTCGTGATCTGGGCATTAAAATTTTCAAAGTTGAGCCGAAGACACTTGAAGATATTATGAAAAATATCGAAGTATATGGTCAAATTACCGACCGCCAAGCAGAAGCGAAAAAAGTGATCGATAAAATGAAAGCAGACCGCGATTCGGTTGTTGAAGCCGTGAAGAATGTCGCTGCAGATCAGAAGAAGAAAGTATACATTGAATTCTCCCCAGGCTGGACGGTCGGTAAAGGTGAATTCATGGATGAACTGATCTCCATCGCCAGCGGTGTGAACGTGGCATCCGACGTACAAGGCTGGGTACAGATTAATGAAGAGAATATTATTCATTCGAATCCGAATGTCATTCTATTCGCGAACGATGCCAAAGATTATGAGACGGGCAAACCGATTAAAGATATCATTCTAGGTCGCAGCGGCTGGGATCAAATCGATGCAATTAAGAATAATCAAGTGATTGGCGTGGATGGCAACTTGCTTAGCAGACCGGGCCCGCGTCTAACCGAAGGTTTGATCGCGATGGCGAAGGCGATCTATCCGGATTTGGTGAAATAA
- a CDS encoding response regulator transcription factor codes for MDRIMIVEDDPKIHTLLKEQLEKYGYEAVVADDFDRIADQFTQIEPNLVLLDVNLPKFDGFYWCRQIRQISTCPILFISAREGKMEQVMALEHGADDYITKPFDYEIVMAKIASHLRRAYGSYAPKASERSLSLHGLTLLPERLEVSLADQSMELLRKESLLLEILVERYPRVVSRDRILEKLWDENHFVDENTLNVYVTRLRKKLKDLGIEDAIETVRGAGYRLKVTWADVSS; via the coding sequence ATGGATAGAATCATGATTGTAGAAGACGATCCCAAAATACACACCTTGCTCAAGGAGCAGCTAGAAAAGTACGGCTATGAAGCTGTCGTCGCGGATGATTTCGACCGTATCGCAGATCAATTCACCCAAATTGAACCCAATCTCGTCCTGCTCGATGTTAATTTGCCGAAATTCGATGGATTCTACTGGTGCCGCCAAATCCGTCAAATCTCGACCTGCCCGATCCTCTTCATCTCAGCTAGAGAAGGGAAAATGGAACAAGTCATGGCGCTGGAGCATGGTGCCGATGACTATATTACGAAGCCGTTCGATTATGAGATTGTCATGGCCAAAATCGCCAGCCACCTGCGCCGTGCCTATGGAAGTTACGCGCCAAAGGCTTCGGAACGTTCCTTGAGTCTCCACGGCCTTACCCTGCTGCCTGAACGGCTTGAAGTCTCCTTAGCGGATCAGAGTATGGAGCTGCTGCGCAAAGAATCGCTATTGCTGGAAATCCTCGTTGAACGCTATCCGCGCGTCGTAAGCCGCGATCGAATTCTGGAGAAGCTATGGGACGAGAACCACTTCGTCGACGAAAATACGCTCAATGTATATGTCACGCGCCTTCGCAAGAAGCTGAAGGATCTGGGCATCGAAGATGCAATTGAGACAGTTCGGGGGGCGGGCTATCGCCTGAAAGTAACCTGGGCGGATGTCTCCTCATGA
- a CDS encoding sensor histidine kinase encodes MIVLGIQIVMTSIVYAFNDGSALSTISYVFIISLFLLLVFLVYQYVTKRGFYARLSNPEASMEPIFTSKSRRFTPIEQALQDLLVDQFRLTQQELHHAENRMNRHVTFMNQWVHDMKTPLSVIHMTIQDEDEPIFDSIREETDRLAKGLETVLYMARLDSFEHDFYIEEVDLAQLFGQFVKQNKRLFIRSQVFPKIEIEAHQVVLSDEKWLGFVFSQILNNAVKYSAGKSRSIEISTYMEEEETVVEVRDFGIGIPAHDVDRVFEPYFTGENGRQYAASTGMGLYLVHEICSRLGHRITISSEQGVGTSVRIYFTNTTEDHDFRRKE; translated from the coding sequence ATGATTGTACTCGGAATTCAAATCGTCATGACTTCTATCGTCTATGCTTTTAATGACGGCTCGGCATTATCAACCATTAGTTATGTCTTCATCATCAGCCTTTTTCTCTTGCTGGTCTTCCTCGTCTATCAATATGTGACCAAGCGGGGATTCTATGCCAGATTATCAAATCCGGAAGCGTCGATGGAGCCGATCTTTACCTCGAAGAGCAGAAGATTCACACCGATTGAACAGGCCCTGCAGGACCTGCTCGTAGACCAGTTCCGTCTGACGCAGCAAGAGCTGCATCACGCAGAGAATCGGATGAATCGCCATGTCACGTTTATGAATCAATGGGTGCATGATATGAAGACGCCGCTCTCAGTCATCCATATGACGATTCAAGATGAAGATGAGCCGATTTTTGACAGCATACGGGAAGAGACGGACCGGCTGGCTAAAGGGTTGGAGACCGTATTGTATATGGCGAGGCTGGATAGCTTCGAACATGATTTCTATATTGAAGAGGTCGATCTCGCTCAGCTATTCGGGCAATTCGTGAAGCAAAATAAACGATTGTTCATTCGCAGCCAAGTTTTCCCGAAAATCGAGATCGAAGCGCATCAAGTGGTGCTCTCCGATGAGAAGTGGCTTGGCTTTGTCTTCAGCCAAATTTTGAATAATGCCGTCAAATATTCCGCAGGCAAGAGCCGCTCCATTGAGATCAGCACGTACATGGAAGAGGAGGAGACGGTCGTCGAGGTGCGCGATTTCGGCATCGGCATTCCCGCACATGATGTGGATCGCGTATTCGAGCCGTATTTTACCGGGGAAAACGGGCGACAATATGCCGCTTCCACCGGCATGGGCTTATATCTCGTCCATGAAATCTGCAGCCGTCTCGGCCATCGAATTACCATCTCATCCGAGCAAGGCGTAGGCACGAGCGTACGGATTTATTTCACCAATACAACCGAAGACCATGATTTCCGGCGAAAGGAGTGA
- a CDS encoding ABC transporter ATP-binding protein: MLQVRNINKVYSGRKAFRALTDLSLTIREGEFVGIMGPSGSGKTTLLNVISTIDMPSSGQILINGSNPYKLRKNKLAAFRRQQLGFVFQEFHLIDTLTIGENIILPLTLDGVRVSEMEERLSSIIQKLGIKDIRDNSIFEVSRGQQQRAAIARAIIHRPSLLLADEPTGNLDSKASRRVMETLQHINETDRTTMMMVTHDPIAASYCHRVIFIKDGRLYNEIVQGQNRSAFYQKIINAIALLGGDANEFSTIRV, encoded by the coding sequence ATGCTTCAAGTTCGTAATATCAACAAAGTGTACAGCGGACGCAAGGCGTTCCGGGCATTGACCGACCTCAGCTTAACGATCCGCGAAGGTGAATTCGTCGGCATTATGGGACCATCCGGCAGCGGGAAGACCACCCTCCTGAATGTCATCTCGACGATTGATATGCCGTCATCTGGCCAAATTCTCATTAACGGCAGCAATCCGTATAAGCTGCGCAAGAACAAGCTTGCCGCTTTTCGAAGACAGCAGCTCGGGTTCGTCTTTCAAGAATTCCATCTCATCGATACGTTAACCATCGGAGAGAACATCATTCTCCCGCTAACGCTTGATGGCGTGCGCGTCTCTGAAATGGAAGAGCGGCTAAGCAGCATTATTCAGAAGCTTGGGATCAAAGATATTCGAGATAACAGCATTTTTGAAGTATCGCGGGGGCAGCAGCAGCGTGCCGCGATCGCACGCGCGATTATTCACCGCCCATCCCTCCTGCTCGCTGATGAACCGACCGGGAACCTGGATTCCAAAGCCTCCAGACGTGTGATGGAGACGCTGCAGCATATTAATGAGACCGACCGCACCACAATGATGATGGTAACCCATGATCCGATCGCGGCAAGCTATTGCCACCGGGTCATCTTTATTAAAGACGGAAGGCTCTATAATGAGATTGTTCAGGGGCAGAATCGTTCGGCCTTCTATCAGAAGATCATCAATGCGATCGCGCTTCTAGGAGGGGACGCGAATGAATTTTCTACAATTCGCGTTTAA
- a CDS encoding ABC transporter permease has protein sequence MNFLQFAFNNVKRQARKYAAYFFSSAFAVMIFFLYVAFSLHPKIQSSTVNDLVFGGMTLGASSIVFFSFIFILYSTAVFVQARSQQFGILTVLGMTKRQLRFMLFLEFSIIGIGSIITGIVTGLVFLKLFLIIASLAVGGSSMTFYFPIAALETTVITYGILFIFISPLSYLFIGRQPLMELLTVRRKKMRFRRSSYFFAIVALCCLIWSYAQVFRKDVGAFFIAFMIIHLGLYGLFRHVLPIVMRWMKKIRPLYWSKTNLLKLSETELRIRENGLMFYLLTILWSITCLCVVVLVSIRFLMVVSPYQEPYQLYYVSYMNNANQEKHIQYIDQNLHEMGITFDKIRTPLLRITTAPDAYVDYFMRYQEYVRLAEHYHAKVVPLQDHEAIRLSRGKESASKNRTIIQVPGVASSLELIKQPEIKKNWMPELQGKNGSVLVITDAVYETLAANKAGERMTFFGYQFANSKNALTLFAVVEKELGATGVHDEYVFSLAAYYEYLFQQMPYIVIFIGLFITAVFFTAGASFVYFKIYSDLNKDLIQFRALYNIGVSIPELYQIVKTRVVLMMGLPSLFAILNSAGLLIFIKQQDDTLFKWFPFVVSFVLFALIQACFSFILRKRYWAHIENSLK, from the coding sequence ATGAATTTTCTACAATTCGCGTTTAATAACGTCAAGCGGCAGGCGAGGAAATATGCAGCTTATTTCTTCAGCAGCGCCTTCGCCGTGATGATCTTCTTCCTATACGTTGCATTTAGCCTACATCCCAAAATTCAATCGAGCACGGTTAATGATCTCGTATTCGGTGGCATGACACTCGGGGCAAGCTCGATCGTATTTTTCTCGTTCATCTTCATTCTCTACTCCACGGCCGTCTTCGTTCAAGCGCGAAGCCAGCAATTCGGCATTCTGACCGTCCTCGGAATGACGAAAAGGCAGCTGCGATTCATGTTGTTCTTGGAATTCTCCATCATTGGCATCGGTTCGATTATTACGGGGATTGTCACAGGACTTGTCTTCCTGAAATTATTCCTGATCATCGCATCGCTTGCCGTTGGTGGCAGCTCGATGACGTTCTATTTTCCAATCGCCGCGCTCGAAACGACGGTGATTACGTACGGTATTCTCTTCATCTTCATATCGCCGTTGTCCTATCTGTTCATCGGTCGACAACCGCTGATGGAGCTGTTAACGGTTCGTCGTAAAAAGATGCGATTTCGCAGATCCTCCTATTTCTTCGCGATCGTTGCGTTATGCTGCTTGATCTGGAGTTACGCGCAGGTTTTTCGAAAAGATGTAGGGGCGTTTTTCATCGCGTTTATGATTATTCATCTCGGCTTGTATGGCTTGTTCAGACATGTCCTTCCGATCGTGATGCGGTGGATGAAGAAGATCCGTCCGTTATATTGGAGCAAGACGAACCTGCTCAAATTATCGGAGACGGAGCTCCGCATTCGCGAGAACGGGCTGATGTTCTACTTGCTCACCATTTTATGGTCCATTACTTGCCTATGTGTCGTCGTCCTCGTGTCGATCCGATTCCTGATGGTCGTCTCGCCGTATCAAGAGCCATACCAGCTGTACTATGTCTCTTATATGAATAATGCGAATCAGGAGAAGCACATCCAGTATATCGATCAGAACCTGCATGAAATGGGCATCACATTTGATAAAATACGCACTCCCTTGCTGCGAATTACGACAGCGCCCGACGCTTACGTCGATTATTTCATGCGCTACCAGGAATATGTTCGCCTCGCCGAACATTATCATGCTAAGGTAGTCCCGCTACAGGATCATGAAGCGATTCGACTGTCCAGAGGAAAAGAGAGTGCATCGAAAAACCGCACCATCATTCAGGTTCCAGGGGTAGCAAGCTCGCTGGAGCTCATCAAGCAGCCCGAGATCAAGAAGAACTGGATGCCTGAGCTGCAAGGGAAGAACGGCAGCGTGCTCGTGATTACCGATGCCGTATACGAGACACTCGCCGCCAACAAGGCAGGCGAACGGATGACATTCTTCGGGTATCAATTCGCCAACAGCAAAAATGCGTTAACTTTGTTCGCCGTCGTCGAAAAAGAACTCGGGGCAACCGGCGTGCATGATGAATACGTGTTCTCCTTGGCGGCTTATTATGAGTATCTCTTCCAGCAGATGCCGTATATCGTCATCTTTATCGGGCTATTCATTACGGCGGTGTTCTTCACCGCGGGGGCCAGCTTCGTCTATTTCAAAATCTATTCCGACTTGAACAAAGATCTCATTCAATTCCGGGCGCTCTACAACATCGGAGTTAGCATTCCGGAGCTTTATCAGATCGTCAAAACCCGCGTTGTCCTCATGATGGGGCTGCCGAGCTTGTTCGCGATATTGAATAGCGCAGGATTATTGATTTTCATCAAGCAGCAGGATGACACCTTGTTCAAATGGTTTCCGTTCGTCGTCTCCTTCGTGCTCTTCGCGTTAATTCAGGCCTGCTTCAGCTTCATTCTACGGAAGCGGTATTGGGCGCATATTGAGAATAGTTTGAAGTGA
- the cbiB gene encoding adenosylcobinamide-phosphate synthase CbiB, whose translation MMLEHAYFIILAYVVDCIIGDPRWIPHPVIFMGKVITQLERFVRRIAHTPKQLKAGGFLLPVILVGGLFLLTWGMLYLLALIHPWFAGAVEVSLIATTIATKGLKDAGMEVYRHLRAGDMPAARCSLGMIVGRDTEHLDESEIVRGTVETVAENIVDAITSPLFYAAIGGAPLAMAYRAVNTLDSMVGYKNEKYKDLGFASARLDDVANWIPARITAVLLTAAAWLLRQDARSAWRTVLRDAKEHPSPNSGYPESAVAGALGVRLGGHNVYKGVASFRAYMGEPKEPLRADHIPMTVRLMYASSVIFVLIGALVLWLIRLV comes from the coding sequence ATGATGCTGGAACATGCTTATTTCATTATTCTCGCCTATGTTGTTGATTGCATCATTGGCGATCCGCGCTGGATTCCGCATCCGGTCATCTTCATGGGCAAGGTGATTACACAATTGGAACGTTTCGTGCGTCGCATTGCCCATACACCAAAGCAGTTGAAGGCAGGAGGCTTCCTCCTGCCGGTTATCCTCGTCGGTGGCCTCTTCCTGCTCACGTGGGGGATGCTCTACCTGCTCGCGTTGATTCACCCATGGTTCGCAGGGGCGGTAGAGGTCTCGCTGATCGCAACGACGATTGCGACCAAAGGGCTGAAGGACGCGGGGATGGAGGTGTACCGCCATCTTCGTGCCGGGGACATGCCTGCGGCGAGATGCTCGCTCGGGATGATCGTTGGACGGGATACGGAACACCTGGACGAGTCTGAGATCGTAAGGGGCACGGTAGAGACGGTCGCTGAAAATATTGTGGATGCGATTACGTCGCCATTATTCTATGCGGCGATCGGTGGGGCGCCGCTCGCGATGGCTTATCGCGCGGTGAACACACTCGATTCGATGGTCGGCTATAAGAACGAGAAATACAAGGATTTGGGATTCGCCTCGGCACGCCTTGATGACGTGGCGAATTGGATTCCCGCGCGTATCACAGCGGTTTTGCTTACGGCAGCGGCTTGGCTTCTGCGGCAGGATGCCCGCAGCGCTTGGCGGACAGTCCTTCGCGATGCGAAGGAGCATCCGAGCCCCAATAGCGGCTACCCGGAATCTGCCGTTGCCGGCGCGCTCGGGGTACGGCTCGGAGGGCATAACGTCTACAAGGGGGTCGCATCTTTCCGCGCGTATATGGGCGAACCGAAAGAGCCGCTTCGCGCGGATCACATTCCGATGACGGTGCGGCTAATGTATGCGAGCTCCGTCATATTCGTGCTGATCGGTGCGTTGGTGTTGTGGCTAATTCGTTTGGTGTAA
- a CDS encoding adenosylcobinamide amidohydrolase — MVQPFRSAEALMKYESTCWSGLEFRYDRERHHIRMLAPEPLQMLSSAPYAGGSTVADQIVNVYVTKDYNRPDPIQHLESEITAWGYPLSQTVGLLTAAKLTHASLAEAEGDQARIVVCTTAGTSNAARAGRARETFAAYAPGTINTIVAVDGRLAPATLVGAIITATEAKAAALQDLGITDPQDGDVATGTTTDTVVLAVSRSARYGAEHLYAGSATTLGNLLGRLVYDTVYEAVRTQGEA; from the coding sequence ATGGTACAGCCATTTCGGTCGGCTGAAGCATTAATGAAGTATGAGAGTACGTGCTGGTCAGGGCTTGAATTTAGGTATGATCGTGAGCGGCATCATATCCGGATGCTGGCGCCTGAGCCGTTGCAGATGCTGAGCAGCGCCCCTTATGCGGGCGGCAGCACGGTTGCGGATCAGATCGTGAACGTCTATGTCACGAAAGATTATAATCGGCCCGATCCGATTCAGCATCTCGAATCGGAGATCACGGCATGGGGCTATCCGCTGAGCCAGACGGTCGGCCTATTGACCGCAGCGAAGCTGACGCATGCTTCGCTTGCGGAGGCGGAGGGCGATCAGGCCCGCATCGTCGTGTGCACGACGGCAGGCACGTCCAATGCCGCGCGCGCCGGGCGAGCGCGCGAGACGTTCGCCGCCTATGCGCCAGGCACGATCAATACGATCGTGGCTGTGGACGGGCGGCTCGCGCCGGCTACGCTGGTCGGCGCGATTATTACCGCGACGGAAGCGAAGGCCGCCGCGCTGCAAGATCTGGGCATCACCGATCCGCAGGACGGTGATGTGGCGACGGGCACGACGACGGACACCGTCGTGCTCGCCGTGAGTAGAAGCGCCCGCTATGGTGCGGAGCACCTGTACGCGGGCAGCGCGACGACGCTCGGCAATCTGCTCGGGCGTCTCGTGTACGACACCGTCTACGAAGCGGTACGAACGCAAGGAGAGGCGTAA
- a CDS encoding pyridoxal phosphate-dependent aminotransferase encodes MIERFGHGGDLETAQAAFGVDRSAFIDYSANINPLGPPPHVLARVQQELQDVVHYPDPDHRRFRALLAEALRIDSSMICIGNGAAECMALALLALAPRRVGVIYPCFSEYAELSRKFGAEVFGIFGQEEQGFRAGIDDIADLMRKVDLLFLGQPNNPTGVQYSIEELERLAGIAAESDTMLIVDEAFMDFIAPDQQATLLPRVKQYSHVILIRSMTKFYAIPGLRLGYAVARSSLIQKLRSKQVTWSVNRLALAAGEACMVECEAYEAKTREMTVIERDYMIQRLEREFGCKTWPSLANFILVRLPSPWTAEQLQAKLGRKGILIRSCAMYEGLCEADIRLAVKDRVRNELLFVKLTDVWQEGV; translated from the coding sequence ATGATTGAAAGGTTTGGTCATGGGGGAGATTTAGAGACGGCGCAAGCGGCATTTGGTGTAGACCGTTCAGCTTTCATCGATTATAGTGCGAATATTAATCCGCTTGGTCCGCCGCCGCATGTGCTGGCTAGGGTCCAGCAGGAGCTGCAGGATGTTGTGCATTATCCAGACCCGGATCATCGGAGATTTCGGGCTCTGCTGGCGGAGGCGTTGCGTATCGATTCGTCGATGATCTGCATTGGCAACGGCGCTGCGGAGTGCATGGCGCTTGCCCTGCTCGCGCTGGCGCCGCGTCGTGTGGGTGTGATCTATCCATGTTTCTCGGAGTATGCGGAGCTGTCCCGAAAGTTCGGGGCCGAGGTCTTCGGGATCTTCGGGCAGGAGGAGCAAGGATTTCGTGCAGGGATCGATGACATTGCAGACTTGATGCGGAAGGTGGATCTGCTCTTCCTGGGGCAGCCGAACAACCCGACGGGCGTGCAATATAGCATTGAGGAGCTGGAGCGGCTTGCAGGGATTGCGGCCGAATCGGATACGATGCTGATTGTCGACGAAGCGTTCATGGATTTCATCGCACCGGACCAGCAGGCGACTCTACTGCCGCGTGTGAAGCAATATTCGCATGTGATTCTGATTCGTTCGATGACGAAATTTTATGCGATTCCCGGCTTACGGCTTGGTTATGCGGTGGCTAGATCGTCGCTCATTCAGAAGCTTCGGTCGAAGCAGGTGACGTGGAGCGTGAATCGGCTGGCTCTGGCGGCGGGGGAAGCCTGCATGGTCGAGTGTGAAGCCTATGAGGCGAAAACGAGGGAAATGACCGTGATTGAACGGGATTACATGATTCAGCGATTGGAACGGGAATTCGGTTGTAAGACGTGGCCAAGCCTGGCGAATTTCATCCTAGTGCGGCTGCCGAGTCCTTGGACTGCAGAGCAGCTACAAGCGAAGCTCGGGCGGAAAGGCATTCTGATTCGGAGCTGTGCGATGTATGAAGGACTTTGCGAGGCGGATATTCGGTTGGCCGTGAAGGATCGTGTACGCAATGAGCTGCTCTTCGTAAAGCTTACTGACGTATGGCAGGAAGGGGTGTAG
- a CDS encoding lipoate--protein ligase — MLFIDNQGITDPTLNLAIEEYALRHLPMDDSYLLFYINEPSIIIGKHQNTIEEINAEYVKEHGIHIVRRLSGGGAVYHDLGNLNFSFLTKDDGQSFNNFKKFTEPVVDALRKLGVESELTGRNDIQIGERKISGNAQFSSRGRMFSHGTLLFNSEMENVASALKVNAEKIASKGTKSVRSRVANISEFLQEPMTIEQFRAEVLRSIFGMEPDQVPQYRLTEEDWANIRKLADERYRNWDWNYGNSPKFNIRNSKRFPIGIVDLRLDVEDGNIQEIKIYGDFFAKRDIAELEDLLRGTRYEESSVRAKLDGTDITQFFGNLEFDAFIGLLFLEA, encoded by the coding sequence ATGTTATTTATCGACAACCAAGGGATTACCGATCCGACGCTCAATCTAGCGATTGAAGAATATGCGCTGCGGCATCTCCCAATGGATGACAGCTACTTGCTGTTCTACATTAATGAACCGTCCATTATTATCGGTAAACACCAGAATACGATCGAAGAGATTAATGCCGAATATGTCAAAGAACATGGCATCCACATCGTTCGCAGATTATCGGGCGGCGGTGCGGTCTACCACGACCTCGGCAACCTGAACTTCAGTTTCTTGACCAAGGATGATGGTCAATCCTTCAATAATTTCAAGAAATTCACCGAGCCAGTAGTTGACGCCCTGCGTAAGCTTGGGGTGGAGTCCGAACTAACGGGCCGCAACGATATTCAAATCGGTGAACGTAAAATCTCGGGGAATGCCCAATTCAGCTCACGCGGACGCATGTTCAGCCACGGGACATTGCTCTTCAACTCCGAGATGGAAAATGTCGCCTCGGCCCTAAAAGTCAACGCGGAGAAAATCGCATCCAAAGGCACGAAATCCGTGCGCAGCCGTGTCGCGAACATTTCCGAATTCCTGCAAGAGCCCATGACGATCGAGCAATTCCGTGCTGAAGTCTTGCGCAGCATCTTCGGGATGGAACCGGATCAAGTTCCGCAATATCGCCTGACGGAAGAAGATTGGGCCAACATCCGCAAGCTGGCAGACGAACGCTACCGTAATTGGGATTGGAACTACGGCAATTCGCCGAAGTTCAATATTCGTAACTCCAAGCGCTTCCCAATCGGAATTGTCGATCTGCGCTTAGACGTAGAAGACGGCAACATCCAAGAAATAAAAATCTATGGCGACTTCTTCGCCAAACGCGATATTGCCGAGCTCGAAGATTTGCTCCGCGGAACGCGTTACGAAGAATCCTCCGTACGTGCGAAGCTGGACGGCACGGACATTACACAATTTTTCGGCAATCTCGAAT